In Zobellia roscoffensis, the following are encoded in one genomic region:
- the sppA gene encoding signal peptide peptidase SppA yields MKFLRNLLAAIIGCLIAFGVIFIMFIIFIGIASSSEETVSIKKNSILELQLKLPISDYVGNNDMDPFTGAFMEQSQGLDEILHAITVAKDDDDIKGISINNNFMMAGLAQTQAVRKALEEFKSSDKFIYTYGDFYMQKDYYLASVADSIFINPVGGLDFRGLSSEVLFFKDLQEKTGVKMEVIRHGKYKSAVEPFISNEMSEANRTQIEELIGSLWSSMVEDISKGRNISTANLNVIADTLGGRTPEYAKETGLLDDVIFFDQYERKLRNAIDLKDEDDLNLIALEDYVIRSNKKVLKNGKDKVAVVFAQGEILYGEGGPDVIGQGIINEAIIKAKEDEDVKAIVLRVNSPGGSALTSDIIWREIALAKEVKPVVVSMGNVAASGGYYIAVGADKIFAEPTTVTGSIGVFGTIPNMTELAADIGINAEQVGTNKNSVEYSVFEPMTEEFRGYVQESIESTYDTFLQRVAQGRNISMTVADSLAQGRVWSGVDAKRIGLIDELGNLEDAIAEAANMAELNDYGIKKFPKYKSGFERLMEDLGGASARVKQEFIEEEIGTEAYSILKQVKSVMEQEGVQARMPFVLDIK; encoded by the coding sequence ATGAAATTTTTAAGAAATCTTTTGGCGGCCATAATTGGTTGCTTAATTGCTTTTGGTGTAATTTTTATCATGTTCATCATTTTTATAGGTATTGCGAGTAGTTCTGAGGAAACGGTTTCCATCAAGAAAAACTCCATTTTAGAGTTGCAGTTAAAACTTCCTATTAGTGATTATGTAGGTAATAATGATATGGATCCGTTCACCGGAGCTTTTATGGAGCAGTCTCAAGGTCTTGATGAGATTTTGCACGCTATTACGGTAGCAAAAGATGATGATGATATAAAAGGCATCAGTATCAATAACAACTTTATGATGGCCGGTCTTGCTCAAACACAGGCGGTCCGCAAAGCATTGGAAGAATTTAAAAGTTCCGATAAGTTCATCTATACGTACGGAGATTTCTATATGCAGAAAGATTATTATTTGGCGAGTGTTGCAGATTCAATCTTTATAAATCCAGTGGGTGGATTGGATTTTCGAGGGCTTTCTTCTGAAGTGTTGTTTTTTAAAGATTTACAGGAAAAAACAGGCGTAAAGATGGAAGTTATTCGCCACGGGAAATATAAGAGTGCGGTCGAACCCTTTATTTCTAATGAAATGAGTGAGGCAAACCGTACCCAAATTGAAGAATTGATAGGTTCATTATGGAGCTCAATGGTAGAGGATATTTCTAAGGGAAGAAACATTTCTACAGCCAACTTGAATGTCATTGCAGATACTTTAGGAGGAAGAACACCGGAATATGCTAAAGAAACAGGTCTTTTAGATGACGTGATTTTCTTTGATCAGTACGAGCGTAAACTGAGAAATGCAATTGATCTTAAAGATGAAGATGATTTAAATCTTATAGCTCTGGAGGATTATGTAATTCGGTCTAACAAGAAAGTGTTGAAAAACGGGAAGGACAAAGTAGCTGTTGTTTTTGCACAAGGCGAAATTTTATATGGAGAAGGTGGCCCTGACGTTATTGGTCAAGGGATAATTAATGAAGCTATTATTAAAGCGAAGGAAGATGAAGATGTAAAGGCCATTGTTCTTCGTGTAAATTCCCCAGGAGGAAGTGCTTTAACTTCTGATATCATTTGGCGAGAGATAGCATTAGCCAAAGAGGTAAAACCCGTTGTAGTCTCTATGGGTAATGTTGCTGCTTCAGGAGGGTATTATATAGCGGTTGGTGCGGATAAAATTTTTGCGGAACCAACTACGGTTACGGGCTCAATAGGTGTTTTTGGAACTATACCAAATATGACGGAACTAGCAGCTGATATCGGTATTAATGCAGAGCAGGTAGGTACCAATAAAAATTCTGTAGAGTATTCGGTTTTTGAACCGATGACCGAGGAGTTTAGAGGGTATGTTCAAGAAAGTATTGAAAGTACCTATGACACATTTTTGCAAAGGGTTGCTCAAGGACGTAATATAAGTATGACCGTAGCGGATAGCTTAGCGCAAGGTCGTGTATGGAGTGGGGTAGATGCCAAACGAATTGGACTGATCGATGAGTTGGGCAACTTGGAAGATGCCATTGCCGAAGCGGCAAATATGGCCGAACTAAATGATTACGGAATCAAGAAATTTCCTAAGTATAAATCGGGTTTTGAGCGTTTAATGGAAGATTTAGGAGGCGCTAGTGCCAGGGTTAAACAAGAATTTATTGAAGAAGAAATTGGTACAGAAGCCTATTCCATTTTAAAACAAGTAAAATCCGTTATGGAACAAGAAGGTGTGCAGGCTCGTATGCCGTTTGTATTGGATATAAAATAG
- the folK gene encoding 2-amino-4-hydroxy-6-hydroxymethyldihydropteridine diphosphokinase has translation MSNPKTVYLSLGSNLGDTLNNLQDAVFAINKAAGEVERISHVYQTSAWGFESSDFMNICLSLKTTMAPQELLRTLLGIETKLGRRRSIEDGYQPRPIDIDILYYERETFISENLVIPHPELTYRKFVLKPLSDIAPQFYHPILNKDTRNLIQECRDKGKLERTAFKLHRNRSDLFSHINFIAIEGNIGAGKTTLANKISEDFNGKLVLERFADNAFLPKFYEDQSRYAFPLEMSFLADRYQQFTDDTSQYDLFKKFMVSDYDIYKSLIFARITLQQEEFDLYRKLFDLMYKEVKKPKIYVYLYQTTERLLENIKMRGRDYEQKIAPDYLQKINKGYFEFIKGYPEQNNLIIELGDLDFVDNEDDYETILDKITKFAVRMPN, from the coding sequence ATGAGCAACCCCAAAACAGTATACCTATCACTTGGAAGTAATCTTGGTGATACTTTGAACAACCTACAAGACGCCGTGTTCGCTATAAACAAAGCTGCCGGCGAAGTGGAAAGGATATCACATGTATATCAAACAAGTGCTTGGGGTTTTGAGTCTAGCGACTTCATGAACATCTGCCTATCGTTAAAAACGACAATGGCTCCGCAAGAACTTTTACGAACACTTTTGGGTATTGAGACCAAATTGGGACGAAGACGTTCTATTGAAGACGGTTACCAACCTAGACCGATTGATATTGACATTCTGTACTACGAAAGGGAAACCTTTATTTCAGAAAACCTGGTAATTCCACACCCGGAACTTACTTACCGTAAGTTTGTGCTCAAGCCCTTGTCAGATATTGCACCGCAATTCTATCACCCTATATTAAACAAAGACACCCGAAACCTTATTCAAGAGTGTCGTGATAAAGGGAAGCTGGAACGCACTGCTTTTAAATTACATAGAAACCGATCAGACCTTTTTTCGCACATCAACTTTATTGCTATTGAAGGTAACATTGGTGCTGGTAAAACTACGCTGGCCAATAAAATATCGGAAGATTTTAATGGAAAACTGGTACTAGAACGTTTTGCAGATAATGCCTTTCTACCCAAATTCTATGAAGACCAAAGTCGTTATGCTTTTCCGCTGGAGATGTCTTTTTTAGCAGATAGATACCAGCAGTTCACTGATGATACTTCACAGTATGATTTATTTAAGAAGTTCATGGTGAGCGATTATGATATTTACAAATCCCTCATATTTGCACGTATTACGCTGCAACAAGAGGAATTTGACCTGTACCGAAAATTGTTCGATTTGATGTACAAAGAGGTGAAAAAACCGAAAATCTATGTCTACCTCTACCAAACTACGGAGCGCTTGTTGGAGAATATTAAAATGAGAGGCCGCGATTACGAACAGAAAATTGCGCCTGATTATCTACAAAAGATTAACAAAGGGTATTTTGAATTCATAAAAGGGTACCCTGAACAGAATAATCTTATTATTGAGTTGGGAGACCTTGATTTTGTGGATAACGAAGACGATTACGAGACTATACTAGATAAGATTACCAAATTTGCAGTTCGCATGCCTAACTAA
- a CDS encoding RNA methyltransferase, whose translation MRKLKNEELNRLDVEAFKEAEKSPIVIVLDNIRSLNNIGSVFRTSDAFLIEKIYLCGITAQPPHKDIRKTALGATESVAWEYKENTVDLVKKIAEDGYTVLSIEQAENAIMLNELKVDVTKKYALVFGNEVKGVSQDVVDASHNVIEIPQYGTKHSLNISVSAGVVVWDLWSKINALKA comes from the coding sequence ATGCGTAAACTTAAGAACGAAGAATTAAATAGATTAGATGTTGAAGCTTTTAAAGAAGCTGAAAAGTCGCCGATAGTTATTGTATTGGACAATATTAGAAGTTTGAATAATATTGGTTCGGTCTTTAGAACTTCAGATGCATTCCTAATTGAAAAAATATACCTATGTGGCATAACGGCACAACCTCCTCATAAAGATATTAGGAAAACGGCCTTGGGAGCTACCGAAAGTGTAGCATGGGAATACAAAGAAAACACAGTTGATTTGGTCAAAAAAATAGCGGAAGACGGTTACACAGTATTGTCCATTGAACAAGCTGAAAATGCAATTATGCTGAACGAGTTAAAGGTAGATGTTACTAAAAAATATGCTTTGGTATTCGGTAACGAGGTCAAAGGCGTTTCGCAAGATGTGGTTGATGCGAGTCATAATGTAATAGAGATACCACAATACGGAACCAAACACTCGTTAAATATTTCAGTGAGTGCGGGTGTAGTGGTTTGGGATTTGTGGTCTAAAATAAACGCATTGAAAGCTTAG
- the mutS gene encoding DNA mismatch repair protein MutS — protein sequence MKQYNTIKTKYPDALLLFRVGDFYETFGEDAVRASKILGIILTHRNNGGDRTELAGFPHHSLNTYLPKLVKAGERVAICDQLEDPKMTKTIVKRGVTELVTPGVAMNDDILNAKTNNFLCAVHFGRKLLGVSFVDISTGEFLTSEGTEEQIDKLLQNFAPNEVLVSKKHKNEFLDVFGKQFHTFYMEDWVYQNDYAQETLTNHFNTSTLKGFGVDHLSHGIIASGVVLHYLSETQHRQLQHINSLKRIAEEEHIWMDRFTIKNLELYHSTNQNAVTLLSIIDKTLSPMGGRMLKRWLALPLKNTEKISRRHQVVSYLHGHDDTLLKIQQRIKQMGDLERLISKVATGKVNPKEIVQLKNSLEAIIPIKQLTAQSDDESLQLISDQLHACDMLRSKIKEMINEEAPVHIPKGKTIADGYSDELDELRGLAFSGKDYLDKMLARESERTGIISLKIASNNVFGYYIEVRNTHKDKVPEEWIRKQTLVNAERYITEELKEYEAKILGAEERILNLEQQLFSQLVVWAQEYITPVQNNAQQIAQLDCLCGFAQLAKENNYSKPEINDSTEINIKNGRHPVIEKQLPLGEAYIANDVILNRDEQQIIMITGPNMSGKSAILRQTALIVLLAQMGSFVPAEAAEIGYVDKIFTRVGASDNISMGESTFMVEMNETASILNNLSERSLVLLDEIGRGTSTYDGISIAWAISEYLHEHPARAKTLFATHYHELNEMAATFERIKNYNVSVKELKDNVLFLRKLTEGGSEHSFGIHVAKMAGMPSQVIHKANKILKKLEKSHSSEELTDKLQSAQDEMQLSFFNLDDPLLEQIKEEITYLDINTLTPVEALMKLNEIKRLLTKNKKATS from the coding sequence ATGAAGCAGTATAATACCATCAAGACCAAGTATCCTGATGCGTTATTATTGTTTCGCGTTGGCGATTTCTATGAAACTTTTGGAGAAGATGCCGTAAGGGCTTCCAAAATTTTAGGAATCATCCTCACGCATCGTAATAATGGTGGCGACCGTACCGAACTGGCCGGTTTCCCTCACCATTCCCTGAATACCTACTTACCAAAATTGGTAAAAGCTGGAGAACGAGTTGCTATTTGCGATCAGCTGGAAGACCCAAAAATGACCAAAACCATCGTAAAGCGTGGCGTAACAGAACTGGTTACCCCAGGTGTGGCGATGAACGATGATATTCTTAATGCCAAGACTAACAATTTTCTTTGTGCGGTTCACTTTGGAAGAAAATTACTCGGTGTTTCTTTTGTAGATATTTCTACAGGCGAATTCCTAACCTCGGAAGGTACCGAAGAACAAATTGATAAGCTCTTACAGAACTTTGCCCCCAACGAGGTTTTAGTTTCCAAAAAGCATAAAAACGAATTCTTAGATGTTTTTGGGAAGCAATTTCACACCTTTTACATGGAGGATTGGGTCTATCAGAACGACTACGCCCAAGAAACGCTTACCAACCATTTTAACACTAGTACCTTAAAAGGTTTTGGTGTTGACCATTTGAGCCATGGTATTATTGCTTCCGGAGTGGTTTTACATTACCTATCGGAAACCCAACATAGGCAATTACAGCACATCAATAGCTTAAAACGCATTGCCGAAGAGGAACATATTTGGATGGACCGTTTTACCATCAAAAATTTGGAGCTCTACCATTCTACCAATCAGAATGCAGTTACGCTTTTGAGTATTATTGATAAAACGTTATCACCCATGGGCGGCCGAATGCTTAAACGCTGGTTGGCGCTCCCGTTAAAGAATACCGAAAAAATTAGTCGCAGACATCAGGTAGTTTCCTATTTGCACGGCCATGATGATACCTTGCTAAAAATACAGCAACGCATCAAACAAATGGGTGATTTGGAACGTCTTATTTCCAAAGTAGCTACCGGAAAGGTCAACCCAAAAGAAATAGTTCAGCTCAAGAATTCCTTGGAAGCCATTATTCCTATAAAGCAACTTACCGCTCAAAGTGATGACGAATCGTTACAGCTAATTTCCGACCAGTTGCATGCCTGCGATATGCTGCGCAGCAAAATAAAGGAAATGATCAATGAAGAAGCTCCGGTTCACATTCCAAAAGGCAAGACCATTGCCGATGGATATTCAGACGAGTTGGATGAGCTTCGCGGATTGGCATTTTCAGGAAAAGACTATTTAGATAAAATGCTGGCACGTGAGAGCGAACGTACGGGCATCATTTCCCTTAAAATAGCCTCAAACAACGTTTTTGGCTATTACATTGAAGTTCGAAACACTCATAAGGACAAGGTTCCCGAAGAGTGGATCCGGAAACAGACCTTGGTAAATGCGGAACGTTATATTACCGAAGAACTAAAAGAATACGAAGCCAAAATTTTGGGTGCCGAAGAACGTATTCTCAACCTAGAACAGCAATTATTTTCTCAACTGGTAGTCTGGGCACAGGAATATATCACTCCTGTTCAGAACAATGCACAGCAAATAGCGCAATTAGATTGTCTTTGCGGCTTTGCGCAACTCGCCAAGGAGAACAACTATTCCAAACCAGAAATCAACGATTCTACCGAAATCAACATTAAAAATGGTAGACATCCAGTAATTGAAAAGCAATTGCCATTGGGCGAGGCCTACATTGCCAATGATGTTATCCTTAACCGAGACGAACAACAGATCATCATGATTACCGGTCCCAACATGAGTGGTAAATCAGCCATTTTAAGACAAACGGCATTAATCGTACTTCTGGCTCAAATGGGGTCTTTTGTACCCGCAGAAGCTGCTGAAATAGGTTATGTAGACAAAATATTTACCCGTGTAGGTGCAAGTGATAATATTTCAATGGGCGAATCTACTTTTATGGTAGAGATGAACGAAACCGCCTCTATCTTGAACAACCTTTCTGAGCGTAGTTTAGTGCTTTTAGATGAGATTGGCCGCGGAACAAGTACGTATGATGGTATTTCCATTGCTTGGGCCATTAGCGAATATCTACATGAACATCCTGCACGTGCAAAAACCCTTTTTGCAACGCACTACCATGAGCTGAACGAAATGGCAGCCACTTTTGAGCGCATCAAGAATTATAACGTTTCAGTAAAGGAATTGAAAGACAATGTACTTTTTCTTCGGAAATTGACCGAGGGCGGAAGTGAACATAGTTTTGGTATTCACGTGGCAAAAATGGCGGGTATGCCCTCTCAAGTCATTCACAAAGCGAATAAAATTCTCAAAAAATTAGAGAAATCCCACTCCAGCGAAGAGCTTACCGATAAATTACAAAGTGCCCAAGATGAGATGCAACTGAGCTTCTTTAATTTAGACGACCCTTTGCTAGAACAAATAAAGGAAGAAATCACCTATCTAGATATCAACACCTTAACACCTGTTGAAGCGTTGATGAAATTGAACGAAATTAAGCGATTACTGACCAAAAACAAGAAGGCAACTTCATAA
- the proC gene encoding pyrroline-5-carboxylate reductase produces the protein MKVLVIGAGNMGLTYAEGMSKSKLLKKKNIMVLDSSEEKLKELDEIAHFDAYKTLEECVPQADIIFIAVKPYHASKLFETIKPMVNSEQILISIMAGITIEAMKEQSGLSKIVRAMPNLPAKIGKGLTSYTSSTEVSRIELLTVESLLDTTGKSIRVSDENFIDASTGISGSGPAYVFYFMQSMMEAALQMGFSKKVSSVLVSETFTGAVELFNQNNLSPNSWMDRVASKGGTTQAALDSMDDNNVNELIKEAAFAAFDRAVELGKEEHYA, from the coding sequence ATGAAAGTATTAGTAATCGGAGCCGGAAATATGGGATTAACCTATGCAGAAGGCATGTCCAAATCCAAATTGCTCAAAAAAAAGAACATTATGGTGCTAGACAGCTCCGAAGAGAAACTGAAAGAACTGGATGAAATTGCGCATTTTGATGCGTATAAAACACTAGAGGAATGTGTACCACAAGCGGATATTATTTTTATTGCCGTAAAACCGTACCACGCCTCTAAATTGTTCGAAACCATTAAGCCAATGGTAAATTCTGAGCAGATTTTAATTTCTATTATGGCAGGTATCACTATTGAAGCCATGAAAGAACAGAGTGGTTTGAGCAAGATTGTTAGGGCGATGCCCAACCTTCCCGCTAAAATTGGCAAAGGACTCACATCCTACACTTCTTCAACAGAAGTTTCAAGAATTGAACTCTTAACGGTTGAAAGTCTTTTGGACACAACAGGAAAATCCATTCGTGTAAGCGATGAGAACTTTATAGACGCCTCTACAGGTATTTCGGGTAGTGGTCCTGCATATGTTTTCTATTTTATGCAAAGTATGATGGAAGCCGCTCTACAAATGGGATTCTCCAAAAAAGTTTCAAGCGTTTTAGTTAGCGAAACCTTTACAGGTGCGGTTGAACTTTTTAATCAAAACAACCTTAGTCCTAATTCTTGGATGGACCGTGTTGCCAGTAAAGGTGGTACCACACAAGCCGCACTAGATTCTATGGACGATAATAATGTAAATGAACTTATAAAAGAAGCAGCATTCGCGGCCTTTGACCGTGCTGTAGAACTTGGAAAAGAAGAACATTATGCATAA
- the proB gene encoding glutamate 5-kinase, with product MHKELIVIKVGTNVMTNKDNRIVRPVLRRLVEQIAELYERDILTILVSSGSVIAGKEVLGNSTIENDTQRRQVYSAIGQPRMMRLYYNIFHDFGMKCAQVLPTKRDFSPGVHRQNMINCCEGLLSEGVIPIANEDDAVSVTMSMFSDNDELASLIAQLMNADKLIILTDIDGLYTGHPNADDSDLIPHVGPEDDFEKYIKDSNKAAGEGRGGMGSKLDYAQQAAAKSIPTFIANGKKDRTIIDIIDGKDVGTRVAIEKQEA from the coding sequence ATGCATAAAGAACTAATTGTTATAAAAGTAGGCACCAATGTCATGACCAACAAAGACAACCGCATCGTAAGACCGGTGTTGCGTAGGTTAGTGGAACAGATTGCCGAACTTTATGAAAGGGACATACTCACTATTCTGGTTTCATCTGGATCGGTCATTGCCGGAAAAGAAGTATTGGGCAACTCTACTATTGAGAATGATACGCAAAGACGCCAGGTTTATTCGGCTATAGGCCAACCTAGAATGATGCGATTGTACTATAATATATTTCATGACTTTGGAATGAAATGTGCACAGGTACTGCCCACCAAGCGTGATTTTAGTCCAGGAGTGCATCGCCAGAACATGATCAATTGCTGTGAAGGACTTTTATCGGAAGGGGTGATTCCTATTGCCAATGAGGACGATGCCGTATCGGTTACCATGTCAATGTTTTCGGATAATGACGAGTTGGCAAGTTTAATTGCACAATTAATGAACGCCGATAAACTTATTATCCTAACGGATATTGACGGACTCTACACAGGGCACCCTAACGCAGATGACAGCGATTTGATTCCGCATGTAGGCCCGGAAGATGATTTTGAAAAATACATAAAAGATAGTAATAAAGCAGCTGGTGAAGGACGTGGCGGCATGGGTTCTAAATTAGATTACGCCCAACAAGCGGCAGCCAAGAGCATACCCACTTTTATTGCCAACGGTAAAAAAGACCGTACGATTATAGATATTATTGATGGAAAAGATGTGGGTACGCGAGTAGCCATTGAAAAACAAGAAGCATAA
- a CDS encoding glutamate-5-semialdehyde dehydrogenase → MKLIRTEIKNNVLDTMVRILDENRAELLEANKKDLDLFNKDDQALYERLIVDDKKIDEMIAAVKKVRSQEDPVGKEISHQDLPNGLNVTNRTAPFGTIMIIYESRPDVTIEAAVLAFKANNTILLKGGKEALHSNTVLVDFWHRALKENELSTDYIQLLNMNREETQAFLKNPGQKLDLIVPRGGERLIAFVKEHAKCAVLVSGRGNNFLYVDEQADWEMSMKVILNAKTAKISACNALDKILINSDLDGYQQKMVDLANILKSNGVSLLVDEEAKKVLTEEPLIQDPSVWKEEFLAMKCCIGTVNKTDDAIEAINEHSGGHSATIMTKNKDTAQRFMEQVDCAAVYQNASTRFTDGGQMGVGAELAISTDKLHHRGPLGLNELVTNKYYVFGEGQVRE, encoded by the coding sequence ATGAAACTAATTAGAACAGAAATAAAGAATAACGTATTGGATACTATGGTTCGCATTTTAGATGAAAATCGTGCTGAACTTTTAGAAGCCAATAAAAAGGACTTAGACCTTTTCAACAAAGACGATCAGGCGCTCTATGAGCGGTTGATCGTTGACGATAAGAAAATTGACGAAATGATTGCGGCCGTAAAAAAAGTACGTTCGCAGGAAGACCCGGTCGGTAAAGAAATTTCACATCAAGATCTACCCAACGGATTAAACGTAACGAACAGAACGGCTCCTTTTGGTACTATCATGATTATTTACGAGTCCCGACCAGATGTTACCATTGAAGCGGCCGTACTTGCTTTTAAGGCAAACAACACCATCCTTTTAAAAGGAGGTAAAGAAGCATTGCACAGTAATACGGTACTTGTAGATTTTTGGCACCGTGCCTTAAAGGAAAACGAGCTTTCTACGGATTATATTCAATTGCTGAATATGAACCGTGAAGAGACCCAAGCTTTTTTGAAAAATCCAGGACAGAAGTTAGATTTAATTGTACCTAGAGGTGGGGAGCGATTGATTGCATTTGTAAAAGAACATGCTAAATGTGCTGTTCTCGTTAGCGGTAGAGGAAATAACTTTTTATATGTTGATGAACAGGCAGATTGGGAAATGAGCATGAAGGTGATTCTAAATGCAAAGACAGCCAAAATATCGGCATGTAATGCTTTGGATAAAATCCTGATCAACTCGGACTTAGACGGTTACCAACAAAAAATGGTAGACTTAGCTAATATCCTCAAATCTAATGGAGTGAGCCTCTTGGTAGATGAGGAAGCTAAAAAGGTGTTAACAGAGGAGCCGTTAATTCAAGATCCATCCGTTTGGAAAGAAGAATTTTTGGCCATGAAATGCTGCATAGGTACCGTGAACAAAACAGATGATGCCATTGAAGCTATAAATGAGCACTCTGGTGGTCATTCCGCTACCATCATGACCAAAAACAAAGATACAGCCCAACGATTTATGGAACAGGTAGACTGTGCCGCTGTATACCAAAATGCCTCTACACGCTTTACCGATGGTGGACAAATGGGTGTAGGTGCAGAATTGGCTATCAGTACCGATAAATTACATCACCGTGGGCCGCTAGGGCTAAATGAGCTAGTTACGAACAAGTATTATGTTTTTGGCGAAGGACAGGTTAGAGAATAG
- the ablB gene encoding putative beta-lysine N-acetyltransferase, with amino-acid sequence MFDTLEKIDGATLHHGRAHNRVYLMETEQYDWNSLIDNMKTIAHKMDYDKILSRVPEEAKEVFKSKGHVVEAKIPKLYNGEKAGYFLADYLNTERAKSNIKVKKTITSVKTIALAANSTSEDAHFALPEYLEVRKLRKSDLPAIIQLHKKAFLSYPFPIHEPEYLKQLLKNNHEFYGLFEKGELLVSAILKVQESESSIEIVDFATHPNYNGQNLNYYLVQEIKKRVVNSKYKTIYALVRATSYGLNITFSKHGFLLGGTLMNNTVIRGNLESMNVWYCNLNEA; translated from the coding sequence ATGTTCGACACCCTGGAGAAAATTGATGGTGCCACCTTACACCATGGGCGCGCACATAACCGTGTGTACCTTATGGAAACGGAGCAGTACGATTGGAATTCACTCATAGACAACATGAAAACCATCGCACACAAAATGGACTATGATAAAATTTTAAGTCGAGTTCCCGAAGAGGCAAAAGAGGTTTTTAAGTCTAAAGGTCACGTGGTAGAAGCTAAGATCCCCAAACTTTATAATGGAGAAAAAGCGGGTTATTTCTTGGCGGACTACCTCAATACGGAGCGTGCCAAAAGCAATATTAAAGTGAAGAAAACCATTACTTCTGTAAAGACTATTGCACTTGCTGCAAATAGCACCTCAGAAGATGCACACTTTGCTTTACCTGAGTATCTAGAAGTACGCAAACTGCGGAAAAGTGATCTTCCGGCCATTATCCAATTACATAAGAAGGCATTTCTCTCCTACCCATTCCCTATTCATGAACCTGAATATCTAAAGCAGTTATTAAAGAATAATCATGAATTCTATGGGCTTTTTGAGAAAGGTGAACTTCTAGTGTCCGCAATTTTAAAAGTTCAAGAAAGTGAATCAAGTATTGAGATTGTAGATTTTGCCACACACCCCAACTACAATGGTCAAAATCTAAATTACTATTTGGTACAGGAAATAAAAAAGCGTGTTGTCAATAGTAAATACAAAACAATTTACGCTTTAGTACGAGCCACTTCATATGGTTTGAATATTACTTTTAGCAAACATGGTTTTTTACTTGGAGGTACTTTAATGAATAATACCGTTATTAGGGGCAACCTAGAGAGTATGAACGTTTGGTATTGTAATTTAAACGAGGCTTAA